In Bradyrhizobium lablabi, one DNA window encodes the following:
- a CDS encoding ABC transporter permease encodes MSGVLQVFRDEIRRIFTVKPAFSVLILGAAFYALFYPQPYLNEALRNVPIAVVDRDGTESSRDFARRVDATPDVAVTALLPDLASAEREVYARRVDGILVIPQYFERDLLHGRPSPVALYADASYFLIYQRVAGAVAAVARTVGTEVETARLIAIGVDPAIAVAASDPMPLTAVPIFNPEAGYATYVLPAAFVLILQQMLLMGVGLLGTLPGADPAEVGTRRRPLPAAIIAGKLLAYLALEAVILPIYLIVLPYLYGLPRLGGTLPILIFAVPFVLSVAGLGFVVAGIFRKPIRVALILAALGLPLFMVAGFSWPAEAIPPFIRLVSLLVPSTSAIDGFVKLSQLGAPLSAANPEFFTLWALAFFYNLFALLQVVRGGLPGPIVSGNTSPAS; translated from the coding sequence ATGAGCGGAGTTCTTCAGGTTTTTCGGGATGAAATTCGTCGCATCTTTACGGTTAAGCCGGCCTTTTCCGTGCTCATCCTGGGCGCTGCGTTCTATGCTTTGTTCTATCCCCAGCCTTATTTGAATGAGGCCTTGCGCAACGTCCCGATCGCGGTCGTCGATCGCGACGGCACCGAGAGCAGCCGCGACTTCGCGCGGCGGGTCGACGCCACTCCTGACGTGGCGGTTACCGCGCTGTTGCCGGACCTCGCGAGCGCGGAGCGCGAGGTCTACGCGCGCAGGGTCGATGGCATCCTGGTGATCCCGCAATATTTCGAGCGCGACCTTTTGCACGGCCGGCCTTCGCCGGTCGCGCTCTATGCCGACGCCAGTTATTTCCTGATCTACCAGCGTGTGGCCGGGGCCGTCGCGGCCGTGGCGCGCACCGTCGGTACCGAGGTCGAAACCGCCCGCCTGATCGCCATCGGCGTCGATCCGGCCATCGCCGTCGCCGCGTCGGACCCGATGCCCCTGACCGCGGTGCCGATATTCAATCCCGAAGCCGGCTATGCCACCTACGTATTGCCCGCGGCGTTCGTACTCATTCTGCAGCAGATGCTATTGATGGGTGTCGGTTTGCTCGGTACCTTGCCCGGCGCCGATCCCGCTGAAGTCGGCACGCGCCGGCGGCCGCTACCGGCTGCGATCATTGCGGGCAAATTACTCGCCTATCTCGCGCTGGAGGCCGTGATCCTGCCGATATACCTCATCGTACTGCCTTATCTGTACGGCTTGCCACGGTTGGGGGGAACGCTGCCGATTTTGATTTTCGCCGTTCCGTTCGTGCTCTCGGTCGCGGGACTTGGCTTTGTGGTAGCGGGTATCTTTCGAAAGCCGATCCGGGTGGCGCTCATTCTGGCCGCGCTCGGCCTTCCGCTCTTCATGGTCGCGGGTTTCTCCTGGCCCGCCGAGGCGATACCTCCGTTCATAAGGCTTGTATCGCTACTCGTGCCAAGCACATCAGCCATCGATGGTTTCGTGAAATTGTCGCAACTCGGCGCGCCGCTCTCCGCCGCCAATCCTGAATTTTTCACGCTCTGGGCCTTGGCTTTTTTCTACAATCTTTTCGCGCTTTTGCAGGTCGTTCGGGGCGGACTGCCCGGTCCCATCGTATCCGGGAACACTTCGCCGGCGTCATGA
- a CDS encoding carbohydrate porin — protein sequence MKRIFIIGSTTSVVLGSCPFAAAADLPATVPIKAPARAAIYNWTGFYFGGQVGYGQGDLGPGANPVPEQAIFFPHSLTGLIGGFQAGYNFQLPNRVVLGLEVDALFTSPRDLPKLDPAPFNSTLEYAATARGRIGYAFGTTLPYVTGGLAWGQSRVNINANDGITPLSSQFLPHLGWTAGLGIEKAIGGNWTAKVEYDYIDLARRTYGLGDAMLPDLNVDPRIQVIKVGLNYKLGDTLWALSPVDGMQLPESPDWNVHGQTTFISQAYPRIRSPYEGANSLPGGGQGRETWTADAFLGWRLWGGGELYFNPELAQGFGLNTTLGLAGFSNGEAQKGGTDFPKIRPQRYFIRQTFGLGGEQEEVADGPLQLPGKRDIDRVTLTVGRFAITDYFDGNSYARDPRADFMNWSIWSSGAYDFPADLPGFTRGAVIELNRKDWAVRAGLFQVPSAPNSDVLTSRGGGAVVELEERYAISDQPGKLRLGVFENQGNTASYREALAIVAADPSLDINATTASIRHTLPKYGFYANMEQAITQDIGIFARASWNDGQSEILSFTDIDRSLSGGVSIKGSSWGRMNDTIGIGGVINGLSSAHRDFLAAGGIGLLIGDGQLNYREEKILEAFYAYNFNRWSTLTFDYQFVANPSYNADRGPVSIFSARAHAEF from the coding sequence ATGAAGCGGATTTTTATAATTGGAAGCACGACGTCGGTTGTTCTTGGGTCTTGTCCTTTCGCGGCCGCGGCCGATTTGCCGGCGACCGTGCCGATCAAGGCGCCGGCTCGCGCCGCGATCTACAATTGGACCGGGTTTTATTTCGGAGGGCAGGTCGGCTACGGCCAAGGCGACCTTGGTCCTGGTGCCAATCCTGTTCCCGAGCAGGCGATATTTTTTCCCCACAGCCTCACGGGCCTGATCGGCGGGTTTCAGGCAGGCTATAATTTTCAATTGCCAAATCGAGTGGTGCTCGGCCTAGAGGTGGATGCGCTATTCACAAGCCCACGTGATCTTCCGAAGCTTGATCCGGCGCCATTCAATTCAACTCTGGAATACGCGGCGACGGCGCGGGGTCGGATCGGCTACGCTTTCGGAACGACTCTTCCCTATGTGACCGGCGGATTGGCATGGGGTCAAAGCAGGGTCAACATCAACGCGAATGACGGCATCACCCCGCTGTCGTCACAGTTTCTTCCGCACCTCGGCTGGACAGCCGGCCTCGGCATTGAAAAGGCCATTGGCGGCAATTGGACTGCAAAGGTCGAATACGACTATATCGACCTCGCACGCAGGACTTACGGTCTCGGCGATGCAATGCTTCCGGACCTCAACGTCGATCCCAGGATTCAGGTCATCAAGGTCGGGCTGAACTATAAGCTCGGGGACACGCTCTGGGCTTTGTCCCCTGTCGACGGGATGCAACTACCGGAATCGCCTGATTGGAATGTTCACGGGCAAACCACGTTCATTTCGCAAGCCTATCCGCGCATCCGCTCGCCCTATGAGGGCGCCAACAGCCTTCCGGGAGGCGGCCAGGGTCGAGAGACATGGACGGCGGATGCGTTTCTCGGATGGCGTTTGTGGGGCGGTGGCGAGTTGTATTTCAACCCGGAACTAGCGCAGGGATTCGGCTTGAACACCACGCTCGGGCTGGCGGGTTTTTCGAATGGTGAAGCGCAAAAGGGCGGCACGGATTTTCCGAAGATCCGCCCGCAACGCTATTTCATCCGCCAGACATTCGGCCTCGGCGGCGAGCAGGAAGAGGTTGCGGACGGCCCGCTTCAACTTCCCGGAAAACGCGACATCGACCGCGTCACGCTGACTGTCGGGCGATTTGCCATTACCGACTATTTCGACGGCAACTCTTACGCAAGAGACCCGCGCGCCGATTTTATGAACTGGTCGATCTGGTCGTCGGGCGCCTATGACTTCCCAGCCGATCTGCCGGGATTCACACGCGGCGCGGTGATCGAACTCAATCGCAAGGACTGGGCTGTGCGCGCTGGCCTGTTCCAGGTTCCGTCAGCACCCAACAGCGATGTTCTGACTTCCAGGGGCGGTGGCGCAGTCGTTGAACTGGAAGAACGCTACGCGATCTCAGATCAGCCCGGTAAACTCAGGCTCGGGGTCTTTGAAAACCAGGGCAACACCGCCAGCTATCGCGAGGCCCTGGCCATCGTGGCGGCCGATCCTTCGCTCGACATCAATGCCACGACGGCGAGCATCCGTCATACACTTCCCAAATATGGCTTCTACGCCAATATGGAGCAGGCGATCACCCAGGACATCGGCATTTTCGCCCGCGCCAGCTGGAACGACGGCCAGAGCGAAATCCTGTCGTTCACCGACATCGATCGTAGCCTTTCAGGCGGCGTCTCGATCAAGGGCAGCTCGTGGGGACGGATGAATGACACAATCGGGATTGGAGGAGTGATCAACGGTCTCTCCAGCGCGCATCGTGACTTCCTTGCCGCGGGGGGCATCGGCTTGCTGATCGGGGATGGCCAATTGAACTATCGCGAAGAGAAAATCCTCGAGGCATTCTATGCCTACAATTTCAACAGATGGAGCACGCTGACGTTCGACTATCAGTTCGTGGCCAATCCCTCCTACAACGCGGACCGCGGGCCAGTCTCGATATTCTCGGCACGAGCGCATGCTGAGTTTTGA
- a CDS encoding NRAMP family divalent metal transporter: MTVANELSPQTIGNHTGAPKIQTAVLDKAHLGDIHGALGSIAEDDFAPRSTLSARLKTLLAILGPGLIVMVGDNDAGAFGTYTQAGQNYGTTLLWTLVLLIPVLYVNQEMVLRLGAVTGVGHARLIFERFGRFWGAFSVIDLFILNALTIVTEFIGITLALDYLGVPKLWGVVAAAALVMLAASTGNFRRFERFALMLVLGSFLIFPVLLFIHPPAGQMIRDMMVPKMPQGAALNEVMLLIIAIVGTTVAPWQLFFQQSYVVDKRIRPRFIKYERIDLMIGIAIVIAGAMAIMAFTAQTFAGRPEFGNFVDAGAVSAGMEKYFGKAPAIFFALALLDACIIGASAVSLATAYALGDVFSWRHSLHRKPTEAKGFYAIYCGLIVLAVVLVLTPGVQLGLLTSAVQTLAGVLLPGATVFLLLLCNDKPVLGPWVNSRKLNLFTGGVVAVLVMLSVILTGSVLYPGISDTVILSILIGGSVIGLIAALGVAFAQRRLRKPEAGNVRSISKAAKVASDHWRMPPLEQLPPARLSLASRIWMIVLRGYLIVAGSLVLLRIFQLATSGA; this comes from the coding sequence ATGACTGTCGCAAATGAACTGAGTCCACAAACGATTGGCAACCACACCGGCGCACCAAAAATCCAGACCGCCGTGCTGGACAAGGCCCATCTCGGAGACATCCATGGCGCCCTCGGCAGCATCGCGGAAGACGATTTCGCACCGAGGTCAACCTTGAGCGCACGGCTGAAGACCCTGCTTGCCATTCTGGGACCAGGCCTCATCGTCATGGTCGGCGACAATGACGCTGGCGCCTTCGGTACCTACACTCAGGCGGGTCAGAACTACGGCACGACGTTGCTGTGGACGCTGGTGCTGCTAATTCCGGTTCTTTACGTGAATCAGGAAATGGTCTTGCGTCTTGGCGCCGTCACCGGCGTCGGCCATGCCCGGCTCATCTTTGAGCGGTTCGGCAGATTTTGGGGCGCGTTCAGCGTCATCGATCTGTTTATTCTCAACGCCCTGACGATTGTCACAGAGTTCATCGGCATCACGCTCGCGCTCGACTACCTCGGAGTGCCGAAGCTGTGGGGTGTCGTGGCGGCCGCTGCGCTGGTTATGCTCGCGGCAAGCACCGGCAACTTCCGGCGTTTCGAGCGTTTTGCGCTGATGCTCGTCCTGGGGAGTTTCCTGATCTTTCCCGTCCTCCTTTTCATCCACCCGCCGGCGGGTCAGATGATCCGGGACATGATGGTGCCGAAGATGCCGCAGGGGGCGGCACTGAACGAAGTGATGCTACTCATCATCGCCATCGTCGGCACGACGGTCGCGCCCTGGCAACTGTTCTTTCAACAGAGCTACGTCGTCGACAAAAGGATCAGGCCGCGTTTCATCAAGTATGAGCGCATCGATCTCATGATCGGCATCGCGATCGTGATCGCGGGCGCAATGGCGATCATGGCGTTCACTGCCCAGACGTTTGCCGGCCGCCCGGAATTTGGGAATTTCGTCGATGCGGGCGCAGTCTCCGCCGGCATGGAGAAGTATTTCGGGAAGGCTCCCGCGATATTCTTCGCACTGGCGCTGCTCGATGCCTGCATCATCGGAGCGTCCGCTGTGTCGCTGGCCACTGCCTATGCCCTCGGCGATGTATTCTCCTGGCGGCATTCCCTGCACCGCAAGCCGACCGAGGCGAAGGGATTCTATGCCATCTATTGCGGCCTCATCGTCCTCGCTGTGGTGCTCGTCCTCACTCCGGGCGTTCAGCTTGGGCTGCTGACCAGCGCTGTCCAAACGCTCGCCGGCGTATTGCTGCCAGGTGCTACCGTGTTTCTTCTGCTGCTTTGCAACGACAAGCCGGTGCTCGGTCCGTGGGTCAATTCGCGCAAGCTCAACCTTTTTACCGGCGGCGTCGTTGCGGTGCTCGTGATGCTCTCGGTCATTCTGACCGGATCGGTTCTCTATCCCGGCATTTCCGACACGGTCATCTTGAGCATCCTGATCGGGGGCAGTGTGATTGGCCTCATAGCGGCTCTGGGTGTCGCATTTGCGCAGCGCCGCTTGAGGAAACCGGAGGCTGGAAACGTCAGGTCGATATCCAAGGCAGCGAAGGTCGCCAGTGACCATTGGCGCATGCCACCTTTGGAACAGCTGCCGCCGGCGCGCCTTTCGCTTGCATCCCGCATCTGGATGATTGTGTTGCGCGGCTACCTCATCGTCGCCGGCAGCCTTGTCCTGCTCCGCATTTTCCAGCTTGCGACGTCGGGCGCGTGA
- the hisE gene encoding phosphoribosyl-ATP diphosphatase: MTDANKLSDLEYPDLQSDGSRPRKTRRRSGSPRRTRALLAQPTGSPPRETESPLVRDSVCVAAPPGPQRSELDRLYQSLSDVTPENHPRTARLLASSVRKTAQKVIEEAGEVALEAVKHHDRGIVRESADLLYHLVALWHRAGIDPSDVWIEMRCRADTFGIAEKLPKARNDRRNP; this comes from the coding sequence ATGACCGACGCCAACAAGCTTTCTGACCTGGAATATCCCGATTTGCAGAGCGATGGGTCTCGCCCGCGCAAGACACGTCGTCGCAGTGGCAGCCCGCGCCGGACCCGTGCCTTGCTCGCGCAACCCACTGGATCGCCCCCGCGCGAAACCGAGAGCCCGCTGGTGCGGGATTCAGTTTGCGTCGCCGCGCCGCCAGGTCCGCAGCGGAGCGAACTCGACCGTCTCTATCAATCGCTTTCCGATGTGACGCCGGAGAATCATCCGCGCACAGCGCGGCTGCTCGCTTCGAGCGTCCGCAAGACCGCTCAAAAGGTCATCGAGGAAGCCGGCGAAGTGGCACTCGAGGCCGTCAAACACCACGATCGAGGCATCGTTCGAGAGAGCGCCGACCTGCTCTACCACCTCGTGGCGCTGTGGCATCGCGCCGGCATCGATCCATCGGATGTATGGATCGAGATGCGCTGCCGCGCCGACACATTCGGAATTGCCGAAAAGTTGCCCAAAGCGCGCAACGACCGTCGCAATCCGTAA
- a CDS encoding metal-sensing transcriptional repressor — MPHQNHPAIIKRLKRADGHLQTIIEMIESDRPCLLIAQQLQAVESAIESAKKALIHDHISNCLERPLKTAGPSGRALKEFKLIAKYL, encoded by the coding sequence ATGCCCCACCAGAACCATCCGGCGATCATCAAACGCCTCAAGCGTGCCGACGGTCACCTTCAGACCATCATCGAAATGATCGAAAGTGACAGACCATGCCTGCTGATTGCCCAGCAATTGCAGGCCGTCGAGAGCGCGATAGAGAGCGCCAAGAAAGCCTTGATCCATGATCATATCAGCAATTGTCTGGAACGGCCGCTGAAGACCGCGGGCCCTTCGGGCCGCGCTCTTAAAGAGTTCAAACTGATTGCCAAATATCTATGA
- a CDS encoding sensor histidine kinase produces the protein MTGEALSESKRVLLLHSFGRDFAPWSEYARAFREELVRQSPNAIDLYEASLATARFADDQEGPFVGYLSALFSERRLDLVVAIGGPAVNFVQQHRQQLFPSVPALYTAFENRRVSLSGLTANDAVVAVNNDFPVIIENMLRVLPQTTGVAVVLGDSPLEKYWMEQLRTDLRRFEGRVSFTWLNDLSLEEMLQRATALPQRSAIFFGLFSVDGAGVPHEEGILTRLHAVANAPIFTHSDAFFGQGIIGGPLISVSSVSREAASVAMRIMGGEAPGDIKTPPIGYATPKYDWRELQRWNISEGSLPAGSEIHFRQPGLWEQYRPQVTIGVAALLLQAAIISWLLVERRRRHFAQAEATSRRREVVRLNRVTTANVLSSSIAHELNQPLGAILSNTEAAQVLLKADPPDLGQISEILSDIVRDEQRASEIIAGLRNLLNDRKEGDLRAVDLNDTVRDVVKIVSPEIERRGVLLRTVLAPQALPVRSDPIHLQQVMINLVMNGIDAMDGEPGPHNLTVRTRQNAEADGVEVRISDSGKGIPNDKMASIFDAFVTTKPQGTGLGLPIARTILESYGGDISVENRQRGAVFSFRLPLAKTKVG, from the coding sequence ATGACCGGCGAGGCACTCTCCGAGTCCAAGCGGGTTCTGCTCCTGCACTCCTTCGGCCGCGATTTCGCGCCATGGAGCGAGTATGCCAGGGCCTTCCGAGAGGAATTGGTTCGGCAATCGCCAAACGCCATAGACCTCTACGAGGCGTCTTTGGCGACCGCTCGCTTCGCCGATGATCAAGAGGGACCGTTCGTCGGCTATTTGAGCGCTCTTTTCAGCGAACGTCGGCTCGATCTGGTCGTGGCCATCGGTGGGCCGGCGGTCAACTTTGTCCAGCAACATAGGCAGCAACTGTTTCCTTCCGTGCCGGCGCTGTACACGGCTTTTGAGAATCGCCGAGTCTCGCTCAGCGGACTCACGGCGAACGACGCGGTGGTCGCGGTCAACAACGATTTTCCCGTCATCATAGAAAATATGTTGCGGGTACTTCCCCAAACCACCGGTGTTGCAGTTGTTCTCGGTGACTCTCCCCTCGAGAAATATTGGATGGAACAATTGCGCACCGATCTCCGACGATTCGAAGGGCGAGTCTCGTTTACGTGGTTGAACGATTTATCGCTTGAAGAGATGCTCCAGCGCGCCACTGCGTTGCCACAACGGTCCGCTATCTTCTTTGGGCTGTTTTCGGTTGATGGGGCAGGAGTTCCCCACGAAGAAGGGATCTTGACCCGTCTTCATGCGGTCGCGAACGCGCCGATATTTACCCATTCCGACGCGTTTTTTGGTCAAGGGATCATCGGTGGACCACTTATTTCGGTTTCATCTGTAAGCCGAGAAGCGGCTAGTGTCGCCATGCGCATCATGGGCGGAGAAGCACCGGGAGATATCAAGACGCCTCCGATCGGATATGCGACGCCAAAGTACGATTGGAGAGAGCTGCAACGCTGGAACATCAGCGAAGGCAGTTTGCCCGCGGGGAGTGAGATCCACTTTCGCCAACCCGGTTTATGGGAGCAATATCGGCCGCAAGTGACCATCGGCGTTGCTGCACTGCTGTTGCAGGCCGCAATCATCTCTTGGTTGCTGGTCGAGCGTCGCCGCCGCCATTTCGCGCAAGCTGAAGCAACCAGTCGTCGCCGCGAGGTCGTCCGATTGAACCGGGTGACGACGGCAAATGTACTGTCGTCATCCATAGCACATGAACTCAACCAGCCTTTAGGAGCGATCCTAAGCAACACCGAAGCCGCGCAAGTCCTGCTAAAGGCCGATCCACCTGACCTCGGCCAAATCAGCGAAATTCTTTCGGATATTGTCAGGGACGAACAGCGCGCGAGCGAGATCATTGCCGGCTTGCGGAATTTACTGAACGACAGGAAGGAGGGCGATCTGCGAGCGGTCGACCTGAATGACACCGTTCGGGACGTGGTCAAGATTGTTTCGCCTGAGATAGAAAGGCGGGGAGTTCTGTTGCGTACCGTACTTGCCCCACAAGCGTTGCCGGTACGATCCGATCCGATCCATTTGCAGCAGGTGATGATCAACCTGGTGATGAACGGTATCGATGCCATGGACGGCGAGCCCGGACCACACAATTTGACGGTCAGGACCCGTCAGAATGCCGAGGCCGACGGCGTCGAAGTGCGAATATCGGACTCTGGAAAGGGCATACCAAACGACAAAATGGCAAGCATCTTCGATGCGTTCGTCACAACGAAGCCGCAAGGGACGGGCTTGGGACTTCCGATCGCGCGCACGATCCTTGAAAGTTATGGCGGCGACATCTCGGTCGAGAACCGCCAGCGCGGCGCGGTGTTCTCGTTCAGGCTTCCATTGGCGAAGACGAAAGTCGGCTAA
- a CDS encoding response regulator transcription factor → MRTIAVIDDNPSLLKGLGRLLAAHGFRVQTFTSAELFLESFAECGADCLVLDIHLGGISGIDLQRRLTSSGTDLPVIFMTAIDNEATRQEAFDAGCIAYLRKPFLANLLIEAIKKVP, encoded by the coding sequence ATGCGCACCATAGCTGTCATTGATGACAATCCGAGCCTGCTAAAGGGTCTTGGCCGTCTGCTGGCAGCGCACGGCTTCCGCGTTCAGACATTTACTTCCGCAGAACTGTTTCTTGAGAGCTTCGCAGAGTGCGGGGCGGATTGCCTTGTTCTGGACATTCACCTCGGCGGGATCTCAGGCATCGATCTGCAACGGCGGCTGACGTCATCGGGTACGGATCTGCCGGTGATTTTCATGACGGCGATCGATAACGAAGCCACCCGTCAGGAGGCATTTGACGCTGGCTGCATTGCGTATCTTCGGAAGCCGTTTTTGGCAAATCTGCTCATTGAGGCAATCAAAAAGGTCCCATGA
- a CDS encoding formylglycine-generating enzyme family protein: MVSLNWPLWVRSVLAVGVCAAAFAGAMICVSATEVTKKQERKAEIGSCAAYSGLPLGDGETAGMSFVPAGTFAMGSDQHQPEERFTHIVRVDGFWIDRHEVTNAQFKKFIDATGYVTLAERPVDPKSHPDWPRELLVPGSIMFVPPKDAKGEDGRWWQYVAGANWRQPGGPASSIVGKENHPVVHIAYDDALAYAKWLGRSLPTEAQWEFAARGGRDGEDDWSSAFDPEGKPIANTWQGIFPVLNTNDDGFAETAPVGCFPPNGYGLYDMIGNVWEWTSDWYRSGHSKAAATNPIGPERVSLRIAQGQTASRVIKGGSYLCSMNYCSRYRPAARQPQENDLSAAHLGFRTVLNRPNP, translated from the coding sequence ATGGTTTCGCTAAATTGGCCGCTCTGGGTTCGTTCTGTTTTGGCTGTGGGTGTTTGCGCTGCGGCGTTTGCTGGTGCGATGATCTGTGTGTCCGCGACCGAGGTCACGAAAAAGCAGGAGCGAAAAGCAGAAATCGGCAGTTGCGCCGCTTACTCCGGGCTCCCTTTGGGCGACGGTGAGACTGCGGGAATGAGCTTTGTTCCAGCGGGCACCTTTGCGATGGGCTCCGATCAACATCAGCCGGAGGAGCGGTTTACCCACATTGTGCGCGTCGACGGCTTCTGGATCGACCGCCACGAGGTGACGAACGCGCAATTCAAGAAATTCATCGACGCGACCGGTTATGTGACTTTGGCCGAGCGTCCGGTCGATCCCAAGAGCCATCCTGATTGGCCGCGTGAGTTGCTCGTTCCCGGCTCTATCATGTTTGTGCCTCCGAAGGATGCGAAGGGCGAAGACGGTCGATGGTGGCAATATGTTGCCGGCGCTAACTGGCGCCAGCCCGGCGGCCCGGCAAGTTCGATCGTGGGCAAGGAAAACCACCCCGTGGTTCATATCGCCTATGATGACGCCCTTGCTTATGCCAAATGGCTCGGCCGCAGCTTGCCAACGGAAGCGCAGTGGGAGTTCGCGGCGCGCGGCGGCCGTGATGGCGAAGACGACTGGAGCAGCGCGTTCGATCCGGAAGGCAAACCGATTGCCAATACCTGGCAGGGTATCTTTCCGGTGCTGAACACGAACGATGATGGCTTTGCCGAAACAGCTCCGGTGGGATGCTTTCCCCCAAACGGCTATGGCCTTTACGACATGATCGGCAACGTCTGGGAATGGACCAGCGATTGGTACAGATCGGGTCACTCGAAAGCAGCGGCAACCAATCCGATCGGTCCTGAACGCGTCAGCCTTCGTATTGCGCAAGGGCAAACGGCGAGCCGAGTCATCAAGGGCGGCTCATATTTGTGCTCGATGAACTATTGTTCTCGCTATCGCCCCGCCGCTCGGCAGCCCCAGGAAAACGACCTTTCGGCGGCGCATCTGGGTTTTCGTACCGTGCTCAACCGACCAAATCCCTGA